GATCTCAAAGTTCATATTGCCAATTCACGGGCTTCTCtaagaagattcaaaatCGTTTCCATagttcttctcatcttATGCCTGGGTCTGCTTGCCACAGTGGCTCAGCTTGTCTCTTATAACCATAATAAATGCAAGGCGTTGCAAAGGCAGGACCTTTCTGATCCATcattatcgtcatcgtcataTTCtttatcctcatcttcatctcttaATAGTCGTTGTGTTAACTCAACATCGGAGGTGCTTTCAACAGTGTTGAGTCTTTTCAGTTCCGATACTCAAATCGAGAGTGACGAGGAACTGCAAGATCGTATGAACTCCATTGTTAGTCATATTATGAAGAGCTCCAATAATGCAATAGTTCCAAGGTTTAACttggagaagagagatgaCACCGGAAATATTACTGCTTCtacttcattttctgacactttcagttcttcttcatcttccaccATTTTGGATCCGTCGTCTCAGACAACctattctttttcatcatcctcctcctccttctcttcatcatcatattcttcttggagTACATCGAGTACGTTCTCCTTCGATTCCTACTCCACATCCCAAGCCACTGACGACTATCTGACCTCTTCAAATGAGTATAGTGCACCTCCTTCTACTACATGGTCTTCGACTGACTACTCGCCCTCTACAACATCGTCAACACAGGCATCTActtcttccactttctCCACTACGAAAACATCTGCTTCCGTTACGAAAACCACCCCTAGCTCAACTAACTCACCTACCCCAAGTACTTTTTCTACTAGTAGTGGATCATACGTGGTTTTGGGCTATACAACTGTGATCAATAACTCGACTATCACCAGCATGCACACAATAACAGCTTCTGCCACCTCTTCACCCAAAAGTAGTGGTGGACtatccaagaagaacaaacatATAGTTATTGGATGCGTTGTTGGTATTGGTATTCCATTTATTGTCGTTGCTGCAGCTGCTCTTTTCTGGTATCGTCGCAGAATGCAAGACCCTACAGGAAGAAATTACGTCGATTCTAATGGTCGTGATATTGGTATTTCCGTCGATGATGGCACCTTATTGAACAAACTCAAATTCTGGAAAAAGAATAAGTCTGTGGGTGATTTCGATAATGACTCATTAGATGAGGATTTCAGCATAGATCCATCCAATACAAGCAACAACCAGGCCGGCACAAACAGCAACAGCGGATCAAGTGATTCGGCTGGTAGAAGTTTTGTCGTCGATAGACCAAAGCCTCTTCGCAATGCTACCGAGCAGAACTTCTGATTGTAACAATCAAAAGGATAATATTTTTTATTTAGAGAGATACCATAATACGATATATTAATGTCctataaagaaaaagaggaaggtAAATAAACTGATCTCATAATAATATGAGTGTACCCGCAAAGACAGCTAACatatggaagaaggagCAAGCATCAGGGTTCACAACTATAGCTTCGCCAATGAATGTGGTAACAATGACTGGGGTGGATTGggagagagaagattctaTTGTGTAAGTGGAGCTTTGGGAAGTAGACCCAGACTGATTGGCTACCAAAGTAGTAGTGATTGTGTTTGTAGGAGATGAACCTAAAACTTCAGAACTTTGAGAGGTTGGAAGTAGAGAGGACCCGAAGGATGTCACCAAAATCGACTCAGAGCTCTCTGGTATTGAAGATTCAGCAGTACCCTCAGTAGTAGAGGACTCAACAGTCGGGGACTCCGCAGTAGAATACTCAAGAGTAGGGGACTCAACAATAGAGGACTCAAGAGTAGAGGACTCAACAGTAGACGACTCTGAAGTAGAGGACCCTAGAGAAAAGATATCAGAGGTTGACCCTGAAATGCTTTGAGTAATCGACAAGGTGCAACCCTCCAATCCAGAGCAGGAAGTCCTGATCACAGTCGTAGTCTCAAAATCTGAAGAAGTCAATTGAGTTagttcagaagaagatgttaTGTCCGAGCTCAAAGAACTCGAAGGAAATGAGGAGGTCTCTGAGTAACAACCACCAGACTCATCAATATTAGAACATTCTAGAGCTGATGAACTAATGGAAGTAGGAATTGAGATACTTGACGTAATACTTGACGTAGCACTTGAAGTACTTGAAGCGGTACCTGGCGTGGAACTAGAGAGAATAGCGCTTGAAGTGGTGCTGGAACTCAAGCTGGAAGAACCTATAATTGATTCTGAGGATGTAGATGCAGAAATGGAACTTGAACTAGAGCTAAATGTAGAACTAGTAGTAGAACTAGGAGTTACAGAGCTCACACTCGAACTTAATGTAGAACTAGTGGTAGAACCAGAACTCGAACTTGAACCCATAGAGGTAGTGGCTTCGGTGGAACTCACACTTGAACTTGATGTAGAACTACTGGTAGAACTGGAACTCACACTTGAACTTAATGTGGAACTAGTGGTTTCGGCGgaacttgaacttgaactGGTAGAGGTAGTAGTCTCGGTGGAGCTACTCTCAGAGAAAGTAATCGTTTCAGTGGAGTACCATGTTGTGTAAGATGTGGAAACAATTGTCGTCACCTGTGTAATGTTTTCACATGGCACACAGGTATACTGAGCATCACAGAAACTACAAATAGTGACCTCGTTCGAACCAGAGTCAACTTGAACAAGACCCACCTCTTGAGTATCGTAACGAAACACAGTGTAAGAATTTGCCAAGAATGGCTGTCCCAAAACATATGGGTTCTCCGAGGTTGAAGGATACATCGATAAGTAACAACTATCACCAAAGGTCATATACATATTACTTGCCGCTGCAGA
The sequence above is a segment of the Brettanomyces nanus chromosome 4, complete sequence genome. Coding sequences within it:
- a CDS encoding uncharacterized protein (EggNog:ENOG41) → MPGRCVNSTSEVLSTVLSLFSSDTQIESDEELQDRMNSIVSHIMKSSNNAIVPRFNLEKRDDTGNITASTSFSDTFSSSSSSTILDPSSQTTYSFSSSSSSFSSSSYSSWSTSSTFSFDSYSTSQATDDYLTSSNEYSAPPSTTWSSTDYSPSTTSSTQASTSSTFSTTKTSASVTKTTPSSTNSPTPSTFSTSSGSYVVLGYTTVINNSTITSMHTITASATSSPKSSGGLSKKNKHIVIGCVVGIGIPFIVVAAAALFWYRRRMQDPTGRNYVDSNGRDIGISVDDGTLLNKLKFWKKNKSVGDFDNDSLDEDFSIDPSNTSNNQAGTNSNSGSSDSAGRSFVVDRPKPLRNATEQNF
- a CDS encoding uncharacterized protein (MEROPS:MER0000948~EggNog:ENOG41) encodes the protein MKEGSSHSSLEKRDIELGLSRYSYTVSGSIVGDTTVIPFLVDTSHPVTWASNSILSSLTCSGESFTVSNAYGTTAEGTMCSQNLNLGDSITLTDFPIGLATSNGFSNTAMLGLGLESNGSNSFIDDLVDQGYIEQRIASLYLNHIDLEGQLILGGINSSLYEGTIQYVDAVSSSSSGGWNINLDGISDTLGNVIDQSSGVALLDSSSTLNYFPSDVIESIASIFNGTYDDSIGMYQVNCESISTTTQQVNFHFDSSIEISAAASNMYMTFGDSCYLSMYPSTSENPYVLGQPFLANSYTVFRYDTQEVGLVQVDSGSNEVTICSFCDAQYTCVPCENITQVTTIVSTSYTTWYSTETITFSESSSTETTTSTSSSSSSAETTSSTLSSSVSSSSTSSSTSSSSVSSTEATTSMGSSSSSGSTTSSTLSSSVSSVTPSSTTSSTFSSSSSSISASTSSESIIGSSSLSSSTTSSAILSSSTPGTASSTSSATSSITSSISIPTSISSSALECSNIDESGGCYSETSSFPSSSLSSDITSSSELTQLTSSDFETTTVIRTSCSGLEGCTLSITQSISGSTSDIFSLGSSTSESSTVESSTLESSIVESPTLEYSTAESPTVESSTTEGTAESSIPESSESILVTSFGSSLLPTSQSSEVLGSSPTNTITTTLVANQSGSTSQSSTYTIESSLSQSTPVIVTTFIGEAIVVNPDACSFFHMLAVFAGTLILL